The following coding sequences lie in one Phalacrocorax carbo chromosome 3, bPhaCar2.1, whole genome shotgun sequence genomic window:
- the TRMT6 gene encoding tRNA (adenine(58)-N(1))-methyltransferase non-catalytic subunit TRM6: MEDGLRLGPRICEGDCAVLKRDDVFKAVPVLRRRKIIFEKQWFYLDNAIGHTYGTTFEVTSGGNLQPKQEVEGTTTETKEAGTDNRNIVDDGKSQKLTHDDIKALKDKGIKGQEIVQQLIENSTTFRDKTEFAQDKYIKKKKKKYEAVITIVKPSTRILSTMYYAREPGKINHLRYDTLAQMLTLGNIRAGNKMIVVETCAGLVLGAVMERMGGYGSIIQMYPGGGPVRAATSCFGFPKLFFNTLHEFPLSKVGSLLSGTFSTETLPSEPEDNTLVEEESDGLTDEKQASLQEIEESTTEAAMEINQTEEQETVDISAEVIEFRESKEKENKENVREKQRKQWERRKKLIETAALLREKNADGLIVASKFHPTPLLLSLLEFVAPSRPFVVYCQYKEPLLECYTKLRERGGVINLKLSETWLRNYQVLPDRSHPKLTMSGGGGYLLSGITVILDKGESDSSNLEALKMEEPSSKRCRVQDLHY; the protein is encoded by the exons aaaaattatttttgagaagCAGTGGTTCTATCTGGATAATGCCATTGGACATACTTATGGAACTACATTTGAAGTAACCAGTGGTGGAAACCTCCAGCCAAAGCAAGAGGTGGAAGGCACTACCACAG aaacaaaagaagcagGTACAGATAATCGTAACATAGTTGACGATGGAAAGTCTCAGAAACTGACTCATGATGACATAAAGGCTTTGAAGGACAAAGGTATTAAAGGACag GAAATAGTTCAACAGTTAATAGAGAACAGTACAACATTTCgagacaaaacagaatttgctCAAGATAAGTAcataaagaagaagaaaaaaaa ATATGAGGCAGTTATTACAATTGTGAAACCATCCACTCGCATTCTTTCAACAATGTATTATGCAAGGGAACCTGGAAAAATTAA CCACTTGCGATATGACACCCTAGCTCAGATGTTGACTTTAGGAAACATCCGTGCTGGCAACAAGATGATTGTAGTGGAAACATGTGCAGGCCTTGTGCTGGGTGCAGTGATGGAGCGAATGGGAG GCTATGGATCCATTATTCAGATGTATCCAGGAGGGGGACCTGTTAGAGCTGCTACCAGTTGTTTTGGATTTCCCAAACTTTTTTTCAATACTCTTCATGAATTTCCTCTCAGCAAAGTGGGTAGTCTCCTCTCTGGGACATTTTCTACAGAGACTCTGCCATCAGAACCTGAAGATAACACACTAGTGGAAGAAGAAAGTGATGGATTGACTGATGAGAAGCAGGCTTCCCTACAGGAAATAGAAGAGTCTACGACTGAAGCAGCTATGGAGATCAACCaaacagaagagcaagaaaCAGTGGACATTAGTGCTGAAGTTATAGAATTTAGAgagagtaaagaaaaagaaaataaagaaaat GTTcgggaaaagcaaagaaaacaatgggagagaaggaaaaagctaATAGAAACTGCTGCTTTGTTGAGAGAGAAGAATGCAGATGG CTTAATTGTAGCCAGCAAGTTTCATCCCACTCCGTTATTACTTTCTTTACTGGAATTTGTTGCTCCTTCAAGGCCTTTTGTTGTCTACTGCCAGTATAAAGAG ccattATTAGAATGTTACACAAAGCTGAGAGAAAGAGGCGGTGTTATTAACCTAAAGCTGTCTGAAACCTGGCTACGAAACTACCAG gtcttaCCAGATCGAAGTCATCCAAAACTGACAATGAGCGGAGGTGGAGGGTACCTTCTATCTGGTATCACTGTCATCTTGGATAAGGGCGAATCTGATTCCAGTAATTTGGAAGCACTGAAGATGGAAGAGCCATCATCTAAAAGATGCAGAGTTCAAGACCTTCATTATTAA